DNA from Pelodiscus sinensis isolate JC-2024 chromosome 1, ASM4963464v1, whole genome shotgun sequence:
GTCCCATCACACAAAGTagcacaaagaggccgtagtaatTACTCACACGAATGTCAGCACAGGCCAGGCTCACAACGCCCATATGTGAGCAGTATGGCTCAGGAATGATGTTGGTTCTACAATATGGCCTCTGACTTGCCAGGAGAGGACAGGGTAATGGAATTATGAGACCACGCAGCAATACAGCCAGGCTGACCTTGGCTACAATggagtttgtcaggatggtggaatgtctgaggggatcacagatggccacatagcgatcAAACGCCATGGCCATAAGTGTCCCAGACTCCATCGGTAAAGACCactgaatgaagaacatctgggtgagacAAGCACTGAAGTCTATCtctctggaattgaaccagaaaaTACTCAGCATTTTAGGCACAATGGAGgtggacaggaccaggtcggcgacagccagcatgcagaggaaatagtacatgggttcatggaggctcggctccatcttcacaatgaacaggatggtgaagttccccaacaTCGCTATAGCGTAtatgatgcagaaggggatggagatccagacatgggccgtctccaggccaggaatgcccagcaggatgaaggtggaggggttggtgaagttgtTTCTGctggaatctgacatggagaaAGGGAGAAAGTGTCCAACTCGGATGCAGAATAGTGTCACATGaatcttcctctgatttcttgTATGTACTCAGGATGTCAGGTGATGGTCACAGCATACCTGGATGGAGAGACAATGTTCGTATGAGACATGACATGCACTGCTGGGGGCTGTTCTCATGGGTGGAGTGTATTGGTCACTCTCCACACACTGACCAATGACATTTTGACTGTTCAGAGAGGTGAGGTATGAACAACCTACTAACGCCCGTTCCACATTTTATGATTCTCCACTTGTTAATAGAGCTCATGTGTTGTGATTCAGGAAACCTGAATAGACTCCAGCAGGAAACGTAAGTGCAGATACTCATTATACATTTTTGTTCCTTAATGCCCAAGCTACAGAGTCTGTGCTCTACTATATTCCCAATTCACCCAGTTTCTAAAAATCTCAGAATTGGGAAAAGCCAAACCAAGACACGCACCGGGGCAAATGTCCCAGCCATAACATCCCTCAGGGAAAGGCTTTGACATCATTGCTGGCAGCTCAGTGGCAACAGCTCAATGTATAGCCGTGCCCAACACAAACACTGTTCAGTTGCCAAAGGAATTACATGGTCAGCACATTCCCTCTGTTTTGATCACCCAGTCACTCTGAAGGACAGAACAGATGGAAAATGGGTTTCCTTGTTGGGCTATGAGAACAGAGGAGGCTGCCATTTGCAGATGGATTGAAATGTCTGGGAATGTTTAGAGAAGAGACAAAAGTGCAGACATATGATAGAGACGAACAAAATAAAAGAATGGAACTGCTTATATTCCATGGAGAAACAGAGAAAAATTCCCAATcgaaaaaccaacaaatagtttTTGCGCAACTTGGAgtataacaaaacatgtagatggtttcatgagttTTCGtgaacacaacccacttcttcagataactgcaGGAAGGCATCTAGGATAGAAATAAATATCAGAGAGAGAGGATATGGGTAGctaaagagaaggggaaaaacaggaaacaatattgtcaattagggtatgtctacacatgtaccctatttcgaaataggaatgcaaatgcagcatttcgaaattgcaaatgaagccgggatttaaatatcccactcttcatttgcataatcgtgttatggcgctattttgagtTAGCTCAATTTCGAATTAACAGTGTTGTGCAGAAGTGGTTATTTCAAGAggaaacccttctcttgaaataaccgtttttgctcatacaatgaggtttaacagttatttcgagagaagggttatctctcgaaataaccgcgtctacacagcgtctgttaattcaaaataacgctaacTCGAAATAGAGCCATAACgcggttatgcaaatgaaacatgggatatttaaatcccggcttcatttgcaattttgaattgttgcatttgcatccctgggcacgttaaaatgttccccaacagatttctgtgtgttaccactttgaatatctgatttgtgtccattaatctttTGTCATAAAGGCTGTCCAGTTtagccaatatccatggcagaggggcactgctggctcttgatggcatagatcacattggtggatgtatAGTTGTATGAgcttctgatttggtggcttatcaggttaggtcctgtgagggtgtcgcttgtgtagatgtgtggatgGAGTTGGCATTGGAGCTGATTGCAAGGATAGCTTCCTGGGTTGAATATgctggaggtgtgctgtgtggtgcccggaaagaatttgtttcagttttggaggttgtctgtaggcgaggattggcctgtccccaaAGGCTGTGAGAGGGAGGGGTCATTTTCTTCCTAGGCTGTAGCAGAAGGCAATGCTAGACCTCAAAAACTGAGTTTCTATGTTGCATGTAattgtttgctgacaatgtcagccCCTCCACATTTGCAGAAGGAATTGCTGCCTCCGTCTAAAGGAATATTTACAACACACTAGTGAACAACATGTTACATATAACTTCAGCCATGCAGAGCGCCATGCTATACGCAGCCACAAAACCAATTCTTACATTGTAATCAAGGAGGCTGACAAAGTGGGTGCTGTTGTCCTTGTGATCAGAACAGATGATgcacaggaggctgccagacatctcagcaacaccagattctacaggcttCCCTCCTCTGATGTCACTAAAGAATGGCAAAAAACCCTAAAGCACTTGCTCATGAAATTCTCTACTACAACTCAGGACCCaatctacacaaacacacaccaggagttttctatctgctacctaagatccacaaacctgtaaatcattaacaatctacaacctagccTGGAAAATGACCACTTACTCTCACGGGTCTTGgtggacaggccaatccttgttTAAAGAGAGCCTtgaacctgaaacaaattctttccagtaaccgcACAGCACACCTCTagcatactcacccaggaacttGCCTCTGCCATCAACTCAGTTGCCAAATCTGTCAGTCTCCATAGCTATGCCTAGacttcattcctctctcaaaagaggaatgcaaatgaagcagatcaaaaattcaaatgaaatgcagatttacaaatctcactcttcatttgcacaatcgcgtgtaagcccttttttgaaaaaggggttttttttaaaaaaaccccacagactAGACcgggttcttctgaaaaaaaaaatgctgttcgAAAGAACCTAtatacctcattttttcaggagcaGGGATTCTTTcaataaaggattttttttcaaaagaaccccaactaaactgggttttttttttcaaaaaaatccttttttgaaaaagtgctgaCACACCATTATGCAAATCAAACACGAGATTTggaaatccacgcttcatttaaatttttgatctgcttcatttgcattcctctttcgagagaagaatGCAGTCTTGATGTGCCCTGAGACAAAGGATTAATGCACACAAATccgatatttgaaatggtaacaaacagagacctgttggggaacattttaacttgtccGGGAACTCACTAATGAATCTCATTCTTCtatattatttcaaagcaatttcaaaaccGAAGTGGAGAGAGAAgttgcagaacttggtttcatttataaGTCTGACACCTGGAATCAagggctgaacaaagacctgacTTGAATGGGCCAGTACATTCCACACCCTCATGACATCAATAGCTAAGCACCGGGAACTTACATTTCACTCtgttaggccgtgtccagactcaggggctttttcgggaaaagtagccttttcccgaaaaaacttcccctgcgtccagactcaagccgcgttctttcgaaattatttcgaaagaacgtggcttttctttcgatggcggtaaacctcatttcatgaggaagaacgccttctttcaaaagttcctctttcgaaagaaggcgttcttcaatgtaaagaggccgtcttcgaaagagagcatccagactcgctgggtgctctctttcgaaaaagtggatttctctttcgaaagatccgcctgcagtctagacgcgatctttcgaaagaggctctttcgaaagatgctttcgaaagagcctctttcaaaaaaagcctgcagtctagacatagccttagtctcactctgttagtctctaactgacaatattttttcctattttttcccaGCTCTCTCTTCATCCCATTTTCTTCTCTGCTATCTGTACCCTGGACCCCTTGCTACATTCAGCTGTGGGTTgttcccacaaaaactcatgataccatctacattttttgttagtctcctaGGAGTTGCAggatttttcattgttttcttaAGTTAACGTATGTCTTCATTGCATGACAATTTCGCAATACCAGAATATCCTGAATAGCTATCCCATTTCTATGCAGCAAACCtcttatttcaggcttgctattctgacatcccgatagacctcattctatgaggagtaagggatgttttggaatagcgcttgaTTTCAAAACTTcgcactgtatagacagcaccaaaataaactattttgaaatagtatagatataagatacacagtttgtgcAGCTTAAATTGAagatcttattttgagctatggtgcagtgtagacacactcttacaAACTACCATTTTTACTGGTCTGCGACTTTTAATTCCCAACCAATAACATGTAAATATATTTAGAGAGTCAAAGGGCTGATACCGCAAAGCTGAGGAAAATTATCACCAATACTGATTGGGAGGGAAAActtagaggctacatctagactggcatgattttctgcaaatgcttttaacggaaaagtagaatgttaggaatcattaaaaaagggagagcgaataagacagagaatattttattgcctctatataaaaccatggtacgtccacatttggaatactgcatacagttgTGGTGGCCTTGTCTCAAAAAAGtcatattggcattggaaatggttcagaaaagggcaacagaaatgatgaggggttttgaacgggtcccatacaaagggagattaaaaagactcggacttttcagattagaaaagaggagactaaggggggatatgatagaggtctataaaatcaggaccgGTGTGGAAagagtgactaaggaaaagttatttatttatttccacaatataaaaactagagttcaccaaatgaaattaataggcagcaggtttaaaacaaaacagaaaaaggcgcacaatgcacagtcaacctgtggaactcctttccagaggaagtggtgaaggctaggactttaacagggtttgaaaaagagctagatagattcatggaggttaggcccatcaatggttgttagccaggatgggtaggaatggtgtccccagcctctttgTCTAGAAatcggtgacaggggagggattacgtgaggattacctgttgggttccctctctctggtgcatctggtattggccactgccggcagacaggatgctgggctggatggacctttagcctgacccagtctggccgttcttatgttcttagagatGGTACCTGTGAGTTCATAGAGTGAAGGGTCTTCCCTGGGAATTCCCCTCAGGCAGCCGTGTCACatgcctctctcagcccagcaccTGCAGTGGCATCCCACGCCGAGAGCCGGCACAGGGCTGTGCACAGTTTATAATTCAGCTCTGGGCCGTCCCAGTGGGGTTCACTCAGCCTCTAAGGGAGAAGTGGCATCTGGATGCAAACAGGCTGGAGAACAGAGACTTTCTGGCCAGTGACTCTGCCGTGACTCTTTCGTGTCTGGGCTCTTTATCCAGCTTaaggagtaaacagcaattaagggcccttcccaaagggagaggagaactcctgggctctgggctgagtctgAGGAATTGGcttctgtgtgtttgtgtacttTGTAAAAATATTGCTGACCACTAATAAAACTGTGGATAATACATAAGTCTCCACAGGCCCTTGTACCCTGCAGCGGCAGGCTAGGTAGAAAGTGAACGTACAGATCTGGAGACAGATCACTGTGGGGAATGAAAACCACATTCTGTAGGTACACGGGCCATCAGGAAGTGACCAGAGAAGAGTGACTCTCCTCAGTAACCAGCATGACACTGGGCATCACCTTTCTCTGCAGGATCTTCAAATCACGGAGCAAAGGAAAGTCACTCTGAGCCTCTCCCCTTTATAAAAACAGGGAAACTGCTCCACCAACTTGTTCAGGGGCACATAGAGATTGAGTGGCAGGATGACAGACAGATCCAGGCGTCCTCACTTCCCTGAACCACAGTCTTGTTGTGGCTCCAAGGGGGAAGTTGACCCCAGCtttggcaggggctgtgtgttgGTGGGAAGCCGAGGAGTGGCTGGAGCAAGGAACCTGAGCCTTCTTTCAAGGGCAATCTTAGCTTTCCAGAACTAGCTGGAGTCGAGTGGGAGGGCAAATCCTGAATGAGACAGAataggctgctctgggcctgctATAAACCCTGGTTAGACGACGGGACCTGACCCCTAAGTGTGCCTCTCTCGGCACAGTGTAAACCACCAGTTTGGGAATCTTGAGTGACAACACCTTGGGTATTTGACTCCAGttttgtcctgtattttattgcATCATCGGCATCTCTGGGTACGAAGAGGAACCTGGTTTCCAGCTCTGATGAAAGCCCCACGGGAGCTGTGATCATGAGCCTTGTCCTAACTCGGGTAGTGTCATTAGCTGTACTGAGAGCAACTTTGCCAGTTGGCTTGGCCAGTCATTCACGCTATGAGCCAATTATCCAAACAGTCATCTGCTCCTTAGAAACATCTTCCTGACACATCTCTGGAAAGGCCCTTACATCACCCACCtgaaccaaccaaacaaacaaatccagcCTTTTGGACATAGCTTGACCTGGAACTGGCAGTCTCCAGCCTCCCTCTTTCTAGAGGAAGGGTAGGttgtcctcccttctccctccttatCACCGGCCCCTGATCTACTTGAGTCAAATGTGACCTTCTCCCAAAGAATCACTCCTTCGGGCTGGTGTACCTCTGTGCCGAGAATGCAACCTACAGCCTTGGCACCTAGGTTTCAGAGATGGTAGATTGTCCCAGATGTAGGCTCCACAGGCACTTGAATCCATTGGGGTTTCCTGACATTTGTTGGTTTACACACATTCATAGAAAAATGGATGGTTATGATTAGAAGAGAGCAGGGGTTTCCTGATACTCATCAGTTCGCATAGAATCGTAGAACCATGGACAGTTAAGGTGAGAAGAGAACTCAGGGGCCATCCAggccaaccccctgctcaaagcagaaccaaccccaactaactcatcccagccagggctctctcaaACTTGGGATTAGAAACCCCTGAAggtggagagtccaccacctccctgggctgaATCCAAGCTAGACCTTCCCCACTCCAACTTGAgacccttgcttcttgttctgtcatctgccagcaCTGAGAAAAACCGCTCTCCATCCTCCATCAGGTCGccaaaggctgctgtcaaataCACCTCATTGGTCTCTTCCATAGATTAAACGAGTCCAgttccctcaccctctcctcatAATTCATGTTTTCCAGCATCATATTTTTGCCTTCCCTCAATACGCTGACAAAGCTCCTCCTAATGTAGCCCAATGtatcattagccttcttggcgacAAGAGCAGTGTTGACTCATACCCAGTTTTTCATCTATTATAATTCTCAAGTTCTTTTGTACAGATCTACTGCTTAGCTTGTCCATACCCAGCCTCTAACAGGACCTGGCATTCTTCTGTCCTAGGTGTAAGACTGTGCACTGGTCCTTGTAGAATCGCATCAGATTCATGTAGCGCACTCCAGACTGTCTCCCTGttctccagcgtatctacctctccccaaatctgtgtcatctacaaacttattGAAGGTGCAAACCGACACATCATCCAGATCCTGATTGAAGATCTTGAATGAAAACCAGATCCTGACCACCACTCGGGCACTCTGCTGGATCCTGCCTGCCAACTAGTCATCAAACAATTGGTCACCGCTCCCCACTGAGACCAaggtttctatccaccttacagtccattcatccaGGCCATACTTCTGTAACTTGACGGCAACAATACTGTGGGAGATTGTATCAAAGCTTTATTGTTCCTAAAGCCTTCATCAAGGATCTTCCCTTTCAGGGAGGAAGGACAGTCTTATATCTGCTGCCCACTCTCACATTTCCAATCTGTCCCCAGGGCCAGGAAATGACTCTGTCACTCCACTTCAGCCAATTGTCTACTCAGCACAACATTCCTCCTAGAGGTCCCTGGATGGTTCATCCTCACGGTTCCTTCTCCTGCTGACTTTTTGATGTTATATTTTGGGTCTCTGATTAAGTGTTCTTCACATTCTCTTTTTGCCTCCCTCATGTGACCCTCATCCTTCATTTCCCCAAGTTCCCAAGtctttcctttttcctccctgggatcTAACTTCCACTCTTGCGAGGTGCATTTTTGTCTCTCTCTGATTCTTTTATTTTGGTGATCTGTGACAGTGGCAAGTTTGGAGTTCTCTAGCAATGTCAATGACAATGTAATTTAAGTGTTCTTCCTCTTGAAAAATAGTGCCACATAATTAGGATACGATCCAGCATTACCTTTCCTCTTGTGTGTTCAGGGACTAGCTGATCCGAAATCAGTCATGGAAGGAGTCAAGAAACTATCTTTGCATCCCGACCTGAGGTGATATGGACCCAGTCAATGTGGGGATCGTTGAAAACCCTcattggtatttttttttatattttacctTCTACCTTCTCTAATCTCCCACAGAATTTCACTATCCCGATCACCACCTTGGCCACTTGGTCTATTATACTACCCACACAGATTCTATTAGACAGTTTATCTCTTTTCAGATTTTTACTTCTTTTAATTCTATCAATATTGGTATAGTTGAAAACTTTCTCTCACCTTTAGTCCCATTTCCCTGTCTTCACAACCTCTTCTGTTCTTCCAAGGGATATTTTACCCTGTTATTCCTCTAATTATGCTCAGTCCACCAAGTTCAGTGTTGCCTATTTTATCAATATCTGAATAGGGGGTTCTCTAGTTCATCCATGTCCTTGTttaaacttctagcatttgtatataagcactttaaaaactgtcATTTTTTTACCTGAAATAATGCAATAATGTTAATTGGGATAATATTGAATATGATCATTCGATTATTTATGCAATAATATTGAATGGGacctttattttcatttctgaaaTTCTTCCCATGTTCCTAATGAATCTAAACCGCACCACTCCCTACTGTTATCTCATGAACACACATTGATAAATTGCAGTTCCACCTGTCTATCTCATTCTTCATGTCTGagggaagcatttctgagaatgctgCTATAGAGGTTCTAGACTTCAAGCTCTTACTTAGCAGCCTTAATCTGGCCTCCTGTGCTCCCTATGTCATTGATTTCTGGATGTATCGTGGCCACCAGCTCTTCCCCAGTAATGCATATGTCTATCAAGATGTTGCAGGAAATCCACAATTTTTTCAACTGGCACACAAGTCACCATTAGTCCTCCTGATCATCACACACCCAACTATCCAGGTTTCTGATGATCAAATaccccattttttgttttttttcatgttAAGTGGAGTTCCATCCCCGCAGAGGTAGTCTCAGTATGAGAGGATCCCATGACACCATCTCAAAGGAGTGTCCCAGTTGCTCCAATGTGACATTCTCCTTCCCTGCTTCTCCTTCTGCCTCTCCCAGCTGTTGTCCTCCCAGCTTCTAAGCTGATCCCCTGTCCTGACTCTCAACAGCTGACTCAGGCCAAAGGGTGTTATGGATTCCAGGAGGGAGATactgaaaaatgaaagaaaaaaaccctcattctTCATGGCTTTGTAATAGTGTCTGGGCTCAGAGGCTGTATGAAGCACAGTCTTGCCTTTCTCTAACACAACCCTGATCCCAACCCTCAACTGGGGTTGTACATGCTTCCTGGCTTccctctctgctccagcccagcctgttGGCTCCAGTGCTGCATCCTCCCTGCCCTTAAGCCAGGCTCCTGGTCAGACTGCAGCAGCTCTTGTCCCAGGCATGGAGCAGACGGAAGTAAGATGACTGGATACAGACGTGGAGGTGGTTCAATGAGAGATGGGGGTCAGCAGTGAAGAGTGAGCAAGAGAGTTGGCATTTTGAGGGATGGGGGTAAAGGTGAAGGGACTCTGGAGGGAATAAATGGGCAGGgaaagaggcctcagtgctcaaGTTACCAGGAATTTGAAAGTGGGAAACCCCATGAGTGAATCAGTTAAATACAGACCGATTGCTCGGTCTGTCCCACGGACACAGCATGGCAAAGCCAGCCCAGTATTAAATGTCACTTTCACATT
Protein-coding regions in this window:
- the LOC142827565 gene encoding olfactory receptor 52E2-like, with protein sequence MSDSSRNNFTNPSTFILLGIPGLETAHVWISIPFCIIYAIAMLGNFTILFIVKMEPSLHEPMYYFLCMLAVADLVLSTSIVPKMLSIFWFNSREIDFSACLTQMFFIQWSLPMESGTLMAMAFDRYVAICDPLRHSTILTNSIVAKVSLAVLLRGLIIPLPCPLLASQRPYCRTNIIPEPYCSHMGVVSLACADIRVSNYYGLFVLLCVMGLDVFFIALSYTQILRAIFRLPTKDARLKTFGTCGSHICAILAFYIPVLLISFMNRIGWNIPRHFHILISNLYLLMPPMLNPIIYGVRTKQIRDRLMRLFTQKII